The following coding sequences are from one Paenibacillus tundrae window:
- the modB gene encoding molybdate ABC transporter permease subunit: protein MNVNAIDWSVFWSPVRLSLQVALLSSVIAAVLGIAVAWKMSRASFRGKIFLETFFMLPLVLPPTVVGFLLLVLLGRKSLLGQWIEAIFSAPVIFSWWAAVIAAVVVVFPLVYQTMKSGFSGIDRDLEAAGRSIGANEWQVFWYISLPLAGRALMTAFILGFARALGEFGATLMIAGNIPGKTQTVPTAIYVAVDSGNQTMAWAWTCTIVVISFMMLFLTRQSRSSND from the coding sequence ATGAATGTGAACGCCATAGACTGGTCGGTATTTTGGTCGCCGGTTCGACTATCGCTTCAGGTCGCTCTTCTATCCAGTGTCATTGCTGCCGTGCTTGGAATTGCTGTAGCCTGGAAGATGTCACGTGCTTCGTTCCGGGGCAAAATATTTCTGGAAACGTTCTTCATGCTTCCGCTTGTGTTACCTCCAACCGTCGTTGGGTTCCTATTACTTGTGCTGTTAGGACGTAAAAGTCTACTTGGTCAATGGATTGAAGCCATCTTCTCTGCGCCAGTGATCTTCTCTTGGTGGGCTGCCGTTATAGCTGCTGTTGTGGTCGTTTTCCCGCTGGTCTACCAAACGATGAAATCTGGATTTTCCGGTATTGATCGGGATCTCGAAGCAGCTGGTCGATCCATTGGTGCGAATGAGTGGCAAGTATTCTGGTACATTTCCCTGCCGCTGGCTGGTAGAGCATTGATGACCGCATTTATATTGGGGTTTGCTCGAGCTCTCGGTGAATTCGGCGCTACATTGATGATTGCAGGTAATATTCCAGGCAAAACGCAAACGGTGCCTACGGCAATCTATGTTGCTGTGGATTCCGGGAATCAGACGATGGCATGGGCGTGGACATGTACCATTGTCGTGATCTCATTTATGATGCTGTTCCTGACAAGACAATCGCGAAGCAGTAATGATTGA
- a CDS encoding GNAT family N-acetyltransferase, which translates to MTEHYRLATLEDAESLLAVTLDAYETIRALNIPFPAGHATLEVIQNNVTQHECYLLEEDGQIIATVTLDRGQDARRQAISSYPFIRWFAVSPNHKGKGYGSRLLDWVEQQVILTKLDEPALFLATATRHPWLAPMYERKGYTPFHTQVVQTADASEEIVFMIKILDPERYHAQSVQTG; encoded by the coding sequence ATGACAGAACATTATCGCCTAGCCACACTGGAAGACGCTGAATCGTTGCTTGCCGTTACTTTGGATGCATACGAGACGATTCGTGCGCTAAACATTCCGTTTCCTGCAGGACATGCCACATTGGAGGTTATTCAGAATAACGTAACTCAGCATGAGTGTTATCTACTTGAGGAAGATGGGCAGATCATTGCTACCGTAACCTTGGATCGAGGACAAGATGCGCGGCGGCAGGCGATCAGCTCCTATCCTTTTATTCGGTGGTTCGCTGTGAGTCCTAACCATAAAGGCAAAGGGTATGGTTCGAGGTTGCTTGACTGGGTTGAACAGCAGGTGATTCTGACCAAACTGGATGAACCTGCCCTTTTCTTGGCAACAGCGACTCGGCATCCTTGGCTGGCTCCCATGTATGAACGTAAAGGCTACACTCCGTTCCATACCCAAGTGGTGCAGACTGCTGATGCTTCAGAAGAAATTGTGTTTATGATCAAAATATTAGACCCGGAACGTTATCATGCCCAGTCTGTACAAACGGGTTAG
- a CDS encoding transporter substrate-binding domain-containing protein codes for MVKKRGIQKFRTALLFITMLAVLAGCSTGTAGNESESASAAGDSKVKKIIVGTGTQFPNVCFIDENGKLTGYDVELIREIDKRLPEYEFEFSTMDFKNLLLSLETKKIDLIAHQMEVNEERQAKFLFNDEAYNIFPNKIVVSQKNEEVKSIDDLKGKKLIVGATSNAAVLAEKWNAANGSPIDIVYSGAGEDTITQIKTGRVDATISTQFAIDYQNKSVDAQLKTVGDPLSNSKVYFILNKDEEELKAKVDEALKSIKEDGTLAKLSTEWLGADYTVEE; via the coding sequence ATGGTTAAAAAACGGGGGATTCAGAAATTCCGGACAGCACTGCTGTTCATTACGATGCTTGCGGTATTGGCTGGATGCAGCACAGGAACTGCTGGTAATGAGTCCGAATCTGCTTCTGCAGCAGGCGACAGCAAGGTGAAGAAGATCATTGTTGGAACAGGCACGCAGTTCCCTAACGTCTGCTTCATTGATGAGAACGGTAAATTAACAGGCTACGATGTGGAGCTAATCCGAGAGATTGATAAACGTTTACCAGAGTATGAATTCGAATTCAGCACGATGGATTTCAAGAACCTACTGCTTAGCTTAGAAACGAAAAAAATCGACCTCATCGCTCATCAGATGGAAGTCAATGAAGAGAGACAAGCGAAGTTCTTATTTAATGACGAAGCCTATAATATTTTTCCTAATAAAATTGTGGTAAGCCAGAAGAATGAGGAAGTTAAATCGATCGATGACCTCAAAGGTAAAAAACTGATTGTTGGTGCCACAAGTAATGCGGCTGTACTAGCTGAGAAATGGAACGCTGCAAATGGCAGTCCTATTGATATTGTCTATTCTGGAGCAGGTGAGGATACCATTACTCAGATCAAGACAGGACGGGTAGATGCAACGATCAGCACACAGTTTGCCATTGATTATCAGAATAAATCGGTGGATGCTCAATTGAAGACGGTAGGAGATCCGCTGTCCAACTCCAAAGTTTACTTTATCTTGAACAAGGATGAAGAAGAGCTCAAAGCCAAAGTGGATGAAGCGCTCAAATCAATCAAGGAAGATGGAACATTAGCTAAACTGAGCACAGAGTGGCTGGGCGCTGACTATACAGTTGAAGAGTAG
- the modA gene encoding molybdate ABC transporter substrate-binding protein, with the protein MRQRIGYVLGSMSLGLALVLSGCGANTGSPDASSGTGAAASTAAPGENSPTENVDPQETVELTISAAASLTDAMKEIETSFEAANPNIKLNFNFGASGALQQQIEQGAPSDIFVSAASKNLNALVEENLIAEADQQNLLQNSLVAVVTADRADEVSSEKDLTSDTIKTIAIGIPESVPAGTYAKEALTNAKLWDQLESKLVQGKDVRQVLQYVETGNADAGFVYKTDALTSDQVKIAFEVDKNSYTPANYPVGIIEGTKHRTEAEQFYTYLQSPEVLDVFAKYGFSIPE; encoded by the coding sequence ATGAGACAGAGAATCGGATATGTGCTGGGAAGTATGTCACTTGGATTAGCTCTTGTATTGAGCGGATGTGGAGCGAACACAGGCTCTCCAGATGCATCCTCGGGAACGGGAGCCGCGGCGTCTACTGCAGCACCAGGGGAGAACAGTCCAACAGAGAATGTGGATCCGCAGGAAACGGTGGAGTTAACCATCTCGGCTGCTGCCAGTCTGACGGATGCGATGAAAGAAATTGAGACAAGCTTTGAAGCGGCTAACCCCAACATTAAACTGAATTTTAACTTCGGTGCCTCGGGTGCATTACAGCAACAGATCGAGCAAGGAGCACCATCTGATATTTTTGTCTCCGCTGCAAGTAAAAACTTAAATGCTCTCGTGGAAGAGAATTTGATTGCTGAAGCAGATCAGCAAAATTTACTCCAAAACTCCTTAGTGGCGGTTGTCACTGCTGATCGTGCGGATGAAGTGAGCAGTGAGAAGGATCTTACCTCAGATACAATTAAAACCATTGCGATCGGCATTCCAGAAAGTGTACCTGCGGGCACATATGCCAAGGAAGCATTGACCAATGCGAAGCTGTGGGATCAGCTGGAGAGCAAGCTCGTACAGGGCAAGGATGTAAGACAAGTATTACAGTACGTTGAGACGGGGAATGCAGATGCTGGATTTGTATATAAAACAGATGCATTGACCTCTGATCAGGTGAAGATTGCGTTTGAAGTAGACAAAAATAGCTACACACCAGCCAATTATCCAGTAGGAATCATTGAAGGCACGAAGCACCGGACAGAAGCGGAACAATTCTATACGTATTTGCAGTCGCCTGAGGTACTGGACGTGTTCGCTAAATACGGGTTCTCCATTCCGGAATGA